The DNA region GAACCATGTGCTGTCAGCTCTCAATGTGCTGACACTGAAAATATCTAATTATGTACAATTACAAACTCTCACAGCGCCTCATAGCTTCTCTCTCAGAGCTGCTccactgctggttctggaggtTCTATGTAgaatggaggcagagccttcGGCTGCCAGGTCCcgttcaggttctggttcagactcTCTACTTTAAGAGCAGGCTGAGCTTCGCTTTGTTTGATGGTCAGCTTTACTCCTTCCATCCACTCGAATGTTAAACAGCGTTGGACTGTGTGATGCGTTCTCAGAGCACATCGAGgccctccagcagaacctgaccCAGGCCTTCCACCGGACCAACGCCTGCCGCAGCCTGAACGACGCTGCCAGGAGCGAGACCTTAGCGGCCAAGAGTCAGACCAAAGCCTGCGAGGCCCAACTTCAGCACCACAGCAAGCAGCTGTAAGGCACCTGAGCTCCATCAGAATCAGCCTAAATGGCATTAGACGGATCTCACTGGTTCCCTGCTTGTGCTTTGTGCTTCCAGTCAGAAGTGTCGGTCCGACGCTGTGGTTGCTAAGCAGATTCcaccgcagcagcaggagcaggacaaAAGCTCGTCAGCCTCGGGCCTCCGCCTTCCTGCGCTgatgctgcacatctgcagcgCTCTGCATCTACTAACCTGTGAGTACAGATCagcacctgaacgcatcactCTGTCTAGAACATAGATGCTTAGAGGCTGACTCCAGTCTGCAGGTTTAAGGCTTTATCAAACTGACTACGCTCCGCGTGGTGGTTCTggtccagcagcacagactggacCCAGGTGAGAATCCAGCAGCCTCCAGTGTGCACAAATGCCACCCTCAGTCGCCACCTGGTGGTCACATCCTCTTACTGCATTTACATGAGCTGAGGTTTGGCTGACACCAGGGTCCTGTTGGACCTGATGGTGCCCTCCCAGAATGGATCCAAGGGGAGTGAAGCCACCAGGCGGCACATTCAGACTGTCCAACAGGACGCTGGCATTCTTAGAATAGAGTACACATAAAGAGCCTCTCATCAGCTCATttatgacgtgtgtgtgtgcgtgtgtgtgtgtgtgcgtgtgtttgtgtgcatgtgtgttctgcgtatgcgtgtgcctgtgtgtgcgtgtgtgtgtgcgtgtgtgtgtgtttgtgtgcgtatgcgtgtgcctgtgtgtgtgtgttctgtgtatgcgtgtgcctgtgtgtatgtgtgcatgtgtgttctgcgtatgcgtgtgcctgtgcgtgtgtgtgtgtgtgtctgtgtgtgtgtgttctgcgtatgcgtgtgcctttgtgtgtgtgtgtgtgtgtgtgtgtgtgtgcgcgtgtgtgttctgcatatccgtgtgcctgtgtgtgcgtgtgtgtgtggtttcaggATTCAGCGTAGAATCAAGGCGATGTGACGGCGAGCACTGCGGTCCAGAACCCGGCAGAACCCGTATGGACCAATCACTGCTGTACAAACAAGCACATTAATGTGGACACACTTCGCTTTAGCTCGGACAGATGAGACGTTCACTGTCAGACCGATAGTCAAGCTTTACTGCTACTTTGGTTGAACTCCTCCCAAATCCTGCATCAGTCACTTGAGTTGTCCACAAAGTCTCAGGCTGAGTGGAAGGAAAATCACTAAACTAATGGTGGATTTGGGATAAAACTAACTGAAGCTAATTCTGTCTAAAGAAAGTTGTTTACACAGATGATAACATCTGAATCTGGATCAGCCCTTTACTGTCACCAGTGGAGCAGAAAGAAACACGTTCATGTTTGTTGGTAACGATGTGATCCACGCGTCTCTGAGGCACGTTGAACCATCACATCTCTGGGGCTCTGGTGGGAATGTCTCTTGTATCACAATGTCATAGACTCTGGTTCCTTTTTTGAGGTATTTACAGAACCGATCCAGATCAGGTGGAACAGTGTGTGAATGGGGAACGTGCCGTTTGTTGAAATCTTTACCTTCAATCTGAAGCTGGGGGGAAATAAACAACTTTCTGGAACAAGCTGCATCTGCATGTTGATTTATCCAGCGCTCGTGAACGCATCACACTTTTACTGCACAACATGCAGGAGTCATTCTAGACTCCGCCTCCGGGACCTGGAGGGGCTCTCTGTCAGGGTCTTACTTTGTGTCTCAAAGTGCTGGACTCTGTGCCAGTGAAGCAGTAGCAGGTCCACGCAGAGCCCAACAACCTTTATTTGTTCATCATTTAACGTGATAATGCAAAGAAAACCTGGAGGAGTGTTTAATGTTTGAGCAGGGGCTCCTTCAGCGCTGCAGACACCTGAGGATGCTGAAGTCACAGGCCGCGGCTCCGGCAGCTTCCCGATCCTCGCCCTGCGACAGCCCGAGAGCGGATCAGTGCAGACCAGGCGTCCTTCCTGACAGCTCTGGGTCTAAATTTTAGCTAAATTAATCTAGTTAATCTGTTTTGAGAAAATAATCGCATTTTACATTTCTACTTTCCATGAAGCCCCTTGGTCTCCATTTAGGAGTCTCTTTTGTCCAACAGTGTAGAACACTAATTCCTTAATTCCTTAATACTGTAGAATTCAGGTCAACAAGGTGTGGTTGTTTATTTATCCAAcacattaaaaatacaaaaatgatGCAAGGTGCAAGGATTTATCCAACACCTCCCTcaggtctgtgtctctgtggcttCAGACATTCTGTTTTCTTTGACATCAAGCTCAATGTAGCCCTCTCCTTTAGAAACCCACCTGGGTTCTAAGCTGAAGCTTCAGGGCTTCAGAGGGAGCCAATAAAGGAAGGCTCTTACTGAGAGAGGCCAGTCTCTGATGACGGCAGCTCCAGAACCTCTTGCAAAGCTTCAATGTCAGTACAGCGGAACCACAGGACCCACATCTCGCTCCTCCTTAACCTCCTCCTATCTCTATTTCCTGGGATTGTGTGGGTGGGGGAGGTGACATAAAGCTTACCACAAAAAACTACAAAGGTCCAAGGTCCCCACATTAGTGGTTTGATCTCTCaccagttcctcctcctcctgcgcctCGATGCCATTGTCCTCTGCTGATCGCTCCTCTGCCAGCTCCTCGCAGGTGGTCACAGCTAGCAGCTACTCGCATATAAAGCAGCTCTGACGTCAGTCCTTGGAGGAAACGAGGTCAGAGGACTGCAGCCTCTACGCCGTCCATCAGGATGTGACTGATGAAAAGCTCACATGAGAGGAGATTTTTCCCAGAGTGACGGCTAAAATCTGTgtgaacatttaaaatgattaaacagTTGAAGCTGAAACAGTCAagtgttattattaatatcatGGGCCACATGTTTACTTCAGTGGCTCTTCAGTGGCTTTGAAGCAGTTCGCCTGTGTAACTATAATAAGCAGGGAGCTGCTCTCACTCAGTCAAGAGGAGGCGAGGTGAGACTGAGGCCAACTTCATTCCATGgccctcctgctcttccttctCCGcttgctccttcttctccttctccttctgctccttctcctgcttccccttcttcttctgctcctcctccttcttctgctcctcctgctgctcctttcactcctccttctcctcctgctcctcctccttcttttgctccttctgctgcaccttttgctcctccttctccttctgctcgtcctcctcctgtttcttctactcctcctgctgctcctccttctgctccctcATCTCCcttctgcctgtgtccagtccctggtccaaccatcctgtgtccagtctctggtccaaccatcctgtctgtgtccagtccctcgtccaaccatcctgtctgtgtccagtccctggtccaaccatcctgtgtccagtccctggtccaacaatcctgtctgtgtccagtccctggtccaaccatcctgtctgtgtccagtccctggtccaaccatcctgtgtccagtccctggtccaaccatcctgtctgtgtccagtccctggtccaaccatcctgtctgtgtccagtccctggtccaaccatcctgtgtccagtccctggtccaaccatcctgtgtccagtctctggtccaaccatcctgtctgtgtccagtccctcgtccaaccatcctgtctgtgtccagtctctggtccaaccatcctgtctgtgtccagtctctggtccaaccatcctgtgtccagtctctggtccaaccatcctgtctgtgtccagtccctcgtccaaccatcctgtctgtgtccagtctctggtccaaccatcctgtctgtgtccagtccctggtccaaccatcctgtgtccagtctctggtccaaccatcctgtgtccagtctctggtccaaccatcctgtctgtgtccagtccctcgtccaaccatcctgtctgtgtccagtccctggtccaaccatcctgtgtccagtccctggtccaacaatcctgtctgtgtccagtccctggtccaaccatcctgtctgtgtccagtccctggtccaaccatcctgtgtccagtccctggtccaaccatcctgtctgtgtccagtctctggtccaaccatcctgtctgtgtccagtccctggtccaaccatcctgtctgtgtccagtccctggtccaaccatcctgtgtccagtccctggtccaaccatcctgtctgtgtccagtccctggtccaaccatcctgtgtccagtccctggtccaaccatcctgtctgtgtccagtctctggtccaaccatcctgtctgtgtccagtccctggtccaaccatcctgtctgtgtccagtccctggtccaaccatcctgtctgtgtccagtccctggtccaaccatcctgtctgtgtccagtccctggtccaaccatcctgtgtccagtccctggtccaaccatcctgcctgtgtccagtccctggtccaaccatcctgtgtccagtccctggtccaaccatcctgtctgtgtccagtccctggtccaaccatcctgtgtccagtctctggtccaaccattctgtctgtgtccagtccctcgtccaaccatcctgtctgtgtccagtctctggtccaaccatcctgtctgtgtccagtctctggtccaaccatcctgtgtccagtctctggtccaaccatcctgtctgtgtccagtccctcgtccaaccatcctgtctgtgtccagtctctggtccaaccatcctgtctgtgtccagtccctggtccaaccatcctgtgtccagtctctggtccaaccatcctgtgtccagtctctggtccaaccatcctgtctgtgtccagtccctcgtccaaccatcctgtctgtgtccagtctctggtccaaccatcctgtctgtgtccagtctctggtccaaccatcctgtctgtgtccagtccctcgtccaaccatcctgtctgtgtccagtccctggtccaaccatcctgtgtccagtccctggtccaaccatcctgtctgtgtccagtccctggtccaaccatcctgtctgtgtccagtccctggtccaaccatcctgtgtccagtccctggtcgaaccatcctgtctgtgtccagtccctggtccaaccatcctgtctgtgtccagtccctggtccaaccatcctgtgtccagtccctggtccaaccatcctgtctgtgtccagtccctggtccaaccatcctgtgtccagtccctggtccaaccatcctgtgtccagtccctggtccaaccatcctgtctgtgtccagtccctggtccaaccatcctgtgtccagtccctggtccaaccatcctgtctgtgtccagtccctggtccagccatcctgtctgtgtccagtccctggtccaaccatcctgtctgtgtccagtctctggtccaaccatcctgtctgtgtccagtccctggtccaaccatcctgtgtccagtccctggtccaaccatcctgtctgtgtccagtccctggtccaaccatcctgtgtccagtccctggtccaaccatcctgtctgtgtccagtccctggtccaaccatcctgtgtccagtctctggtccaaccatcctgtctgtgtccagtccctcgtccaaccatcctgtctgtgtccagtctctggtccaaccatcctgtctgtgtccagtctctggtccaaccatcctgtctgtgtccagtccctcgtccaaccatcctgtctgtgtccagtctctggtccaaccatcctgtccgtgtccagtctctggtccaaccatcctgtgtccagtctctggtccaaccatcctgtgtccagtctctggtccaaccatcctgtctgtgtccagtccctcgtccaaccatcctgtctgtgtccagtctctggtccaaccatcctgtctgtgtccagtctctggtccaaccatcctgtgtccagtccctggtccaaccatcctgtctgtgtccagtctctggtccaaccatcctgtctgtgtccagtctctggtccaaccatcctgtgtccagtctctggtccaaccatcctgtctgtgtccagtccctggtccaaccatcctgtctgtgtccagtctctggtccaaccatcctgtgtccagtccctggtccaaccatcctgtctgtgtccagtccctggtccaaccatcctgtctgtgtccagtctctggtccaaccatcctgtctgtgtccagtccctggtccaaccatcctgtctgtgtccagtccctggtccaaccatcctgtgtccagtctctggtccaaccatcctgtctgtgtccagtccctcgtccaaccatcctgtctgtgtccagtctctggtccaaccatcctgtctgtgtccagtccctcgtccaaccatcctgtctgtgtccagtctctggtccaaccatcctgtccgtgtccagtctctggtccaaccatcctgtgtccagtctctggtccaaccatcctgtctgtgtccagtctctggtccaaccatcctgtgtccagtccctggtccaaccatcctgtctgtgtccagtctctggtccaaccatcctgtctgtgtccagtctctggtccaaccatcctgtgtccagtctctggtccaaccatcctgtctgtgtccagtccctggtccaaccatcctgtctgtgtccagtctctggtccaaccatcctgtgtccagtccctggtccaaccatcctgtctgtgtccagtccctggtccaaccatcctgtctgtgtccagtctctggtccaaccatcctgtctgtgtccagtccctggtccaaccatcctgtctgtgtccagtccctggtccaaccatcctgtgtccagtctctggtccaaccatcctgtctgtgtccagtccctcgtccaaccatcctgtctgtgtccagtctctggtccaaccatcctgtctgtgtccagtccctcgtccaaccatcctgtctgtgtccagtctctggtccaaccatcctgtccgtgtccagtctctggtccaaccatcctgtgtccagtctctggtccaaccatcctgtgtccagtctctggtccaaccatcctgtctgtgtccagtccctcgtccaaccatcctgtctgtgtccagtctctggtccaaccatcctgtctgtgtccagtctctggtccaaccatcctgtgtccagtccctggtccaaccatcctgtctgtgtccagtctctggtccaaccatcctgtctgtgtccagtctctggtccaaccatcctgtgtccagtctctggtccaaccatcctgtctgtgtccagtccctggtccaaccatcctgtctgtgtccagtctctggtccaaccatcctgtctgtgtccagtctctggtccaaccatcctgtctgtgtccagtccctggtccaaccatcctgtctgtgtccagtccctggtccaaccatcctgtgtccagtctctggtccaaccatcctgtctgtgtccagtccctcgtccaaccatcctgtctgtgtccagtctctggtccaaccatcctgtctgtgtctagtctctggtccaaccatcctgtgtccagtctctggtccagccatcctgtctgtgtccagtccctggtccaaccatcctgtctgtgtccagtctctggtccaatcatcctgcctgtgtccagtctctggtccaaacatcctgtgttCAGTCTCGGGTCCAACCATTCTGTGTTCAGTCATTCTGTCTTTCCGTCTCCGGTAAAACCTGTTTGCCATCCCAGGCTCCTCCCGTCTCATGAACCCGTCCCCCTGTATAGCCGCTCAGGTCCCGGCCGTGTCTGAGCAATAACTAAACCAATTAATAGAAAACGATTTATCTAATGCAAATTATCTAATAAGCAAATCAACAGTAGAAAATAACTTAAATTATGACAATGAATCAAACATtctctactgtatatatgtgagatttgttgggtttagttgcgTAAGGTCTTAAATCTTAACTTGTAGAGTGCCTTCAGATAACCTTGTTGTAATATAGCgctatataaattaaattaaattgaattgaattgaaaaaagtcacaggcacacgcacacacattatttgacaCTAAAGAATCTTAACTATAATTTTCCTTAACAAACTTCATGAGTGTTGACAAACTCAGCAAACCTGTTGTGGGCTGGTATCAGTGGTGGACTCGGTCAGTTAGTCTTTCTGTCTCTGACCtggcaacagcagcaccaggggAAGTTGGACTAATTTGTTTATCTACGTTAAAGGTCTGTTGACCTGTTAAACTTTCCCTTTCCCCTTACATTGATCTTTAATGATCAATGTAACCTTCAACATTTTAAACTGCTTGATCTTGGTTTGTTCAAGTCAGTGAACATTACAGGTGGAACTTTAGTCCTTCTCTCTTGGatttcagtagcagactgatccacgcTCGCTGTGAGAAGGAgcgatatcgtagatccttcctacctgctgctgtcagactgtacaatcagaactgttgaccacgtcccactacagtcactcacccactgcatcagtggtttatatagcaacctgctctgcacaatatttgtgcaaaatctgtaaatctgtaaataatcatttatatttttttaccgATACTAATCTTATActtattactgtgcaataaccctgcaatgacctcatactcactccaactgtactgtactgctttgtactgttctgtagctgtattctcgattatctgtactgctgttaattaatttccccactgcgggactattaaaggttttcttatcttatttaCAGCTGAACCATAAACCTGTGATGAGTTTCTGTTCATCATGAACCTTTAAATTGCAATCAGTAGTTTCCCATTAAAAGCCTGAAGGATCACAACTGGACTGCTAGCTCTTGTCCAATAAGCCCTTGCTCCCCATTGAGCTGGCGACACCCTGAAGAGCTAATTAACTAACAATCAGGCTCCTGTCCCCGCCCGTCCCACCTCTAACAGCATTTTAACTGCAGGGACTGAAGGCAACAGTTCACCTATGGGTGTAAAAGACCCTGGAGGCCCTGGAGGCTCATACAGGTTCCACAAGTCCTCTATCACTTGATGATGACACCAGCATACAGCAGCGGCCATTGTTATTTGGTTCTGCTGGGCCACAGCTTCGACAGCCTAGAATCGCTGTTCGtgtaaaacagacacagactaaACAGCTGCCGGAGTCGAGTCAGAGCTCCTCAGGATTCAAGTTCTATGTCATCTCATGAGTCCTTTAACTATAGCTCTAACACAATAAAGTCCAGCCACACAGAGCACTGGTTCTGGTCCATTTCACAGATTGCTAACTGTTAGCAGCCTGCCAGTAGAACTGGCTGCAGGCCAGCACAGGGCCCTGAACACATCATCCCTGATCTGATTAACCCTGAATGCCCCCCATGGTTTTCAATTATCACGGTCATAATCAGAGATAATTCAATCTCAGGACTTGAAACTTAAATGTTAAGATGAAGTCATGTCTTTGTTTCTGGGTGATGTTGTCCCTAAAGCTCCTTCACCAACAGATGACTGCTGCTTATCTCCCGAAGACTTTCAGCTTAGAGACCTGGTTTGACTCATTCCCGTTCTGATGTATTCCTCGCGGAGCCGCTGGGGGGCGCCGGAGACCGAGTCCAGGTAAAATTGGGCCCAGCACCTGGTCAACCGGACCTGTGTCACAGCACAATGAGGCCTccagaacacacaaacatccatatGTGCAATGGAGCACATGCAGCGCCGTTAATGTATTAAAAAGCATTTTCCAACCTTTATTTTTACTTATGCACAACCTACAGGCGCGTGCGCCATTACACAACTGCTCCCACCCTCGTGCTCCAGCACGGGGCCCTTCACCTGCTCCCGCCTCTCGTGCCCCTGCAACAACCATGTAGAAATGAAGGCAAATTCCCAGGAACTGTGCAGTAGGAACGGTACGTGGGAGCGGGGACATTCCGCCACTCAGCAGGAAAACTCCCAGTAAACAAACTGAGTGAGGAGAAGcgtgaagggggaggaggggggattCTCCGAAACTCCCCACGTGGGGTCTCCGACGCTTGCTGCTCGCTCAACCAATGTAAGCAGAGTACGGGGTACTGTGAAGCAGCGGACCAATGAGAAAGCGACCGGCTGTCGGGGCTCCACCCACAGGGACCTAGGCTATAAAAACTGCGGCTTTCGGCTTCTCAGCTCAGACTCTGCTTTCGCTCGGCACCTCTGGACCGTCCTAAAGTTTGGAAATAGAAAATTGGTGGATCTTTATTTCGGGACTTGATCTCCACGCTGTGGATATTTCTGCTCCTGGACCCTGTGGATTATTTCAATAACTTCAGCATGACTCTGGAGGATCTTGTTGGATCTAACAGCACCGATAAAAAGTACGTTTCTGTTGCTTTGAGCGCATCGAGGCTGCGCGACTGTTTGTTTCTGGGGCTGATTCTGTGCAGTGGTTGTGGCCGTCCTCCGTTCGTGGTTTCTGTGTAGTCGCTCTTTTCTaacctcctccgtctctctgcaGGATGGAGACGGTGACTCAGGCTCTGGAGGAGTTGCTGGTCGCGGCTCAGCGGCAGGACTGCGTCACGGTGGGAGTCTACGAGTCCGCCAAACTCATGAATGTGTAAGTGGAAGTTCTGTTTCCTACAGCGTGTGTCCTGTGACGCCTCGCCGGTCGTGACGTGTTCTGACCCGGTCTGTCCTAACCCTGCAGAGACCCGGACAGCGTGGTCCTGTGCGTCCTCGCCACAGACAAGGAGGACGAAGACGACATCGCGCTGCAGATCcacttcacgctgctgcaggcttTCTGCTGCGACAACGACATCAACATTGTGCGCGTGTCCGGCGTGAGGCGCCTGTCTCAGCTGCTGGACGAGGACGGCGAGGACGGCAACGAGCCGCGGGACCTGCACTGCATCCTGGTCACCGTAAGTTCACGCGCAGTTGATTCGCACAAGCTGGTTTCGGGCCAATGGTACCGGGTCTAACCGTCTCATCCCGCTGTGCTTTGCAGAACCCTCCAGTGCAGCCACTTCAGTGCCAAGCTCTGCAGGACGTCGGTAACTTCTGTGTGGAGAGTCGCTGCACGAACCAGTGGGTTCCGTGTCTGAACCTGCAGGACCGATGAGCGGCTCTATGCACAACCGAACCGAGCAAGACCGCCAGGGAGCGGTGAGAAGGAGTGGTCCAAACGGCCATCCTCGTGCTGAAGAGGAACTAAGGCGTTTGAGTGAACACAGGGTTCGGACCGAACTAGCGTCGTGTTTCGTGCTGAGTAAATGAATGACTTGTCCCGGGGCGCTGGCACCGGGCTGGTTGTAGAAGTAGGACCGACCGggtcctggagctgcagatAGGCGGGGTTCAGCCGACAGTCACGTGACTGAACCTGGGCCGCAGGTGTTCTGCCCACCTGTCCCGTCTCAGTGGACTGAGGGGAAGGTGACGTCATATACCGTGTGTTGCCGTCATATGCCGTGGAGCAGCGCACTGACGTCATACCTGACTGTTTTAGTAAATCCACATGTTGAACTTGtgtcatgaataaatgattGAAGGAGGAAATCTGagctttctgtgttttctcttctcATTAGAGGACGTGAGTGGGATAATTTTAAGGTTAAAGCCCACAAACTCAAATCAAATGGTACGACTTGATACATCCTCAGATTGTACTGACTGCTATACATACAGACTGTACACGATCCACAAGTTGAAGGATTGATGGCAAGGCAGCTGAAACCGCAGCT from Betta splendens chromosome 4, fBetSpl5.4, whole genome shotgun sequence includes:
- the LOC114854665 gene encoding growth arrest and DNA damage-inducible protein GADD45 beta-like, whose protein sequence is MTLEDLVGSNSTDKKMETVTQALEELLVAAQRQDCVTVGVYESAKLMNVDPDSVVLCVLATDKEDEDDIALQIHFTLLQAFCCDNDINIVRVSGVRRLSQLLDEDGEDGNEPRDLHCILVTNPPVQPLQCQALQDVGNFCVESRCTNQWVPCLNLQDR